Proteins found in one Campylobacter concisus genomic segment:
- the rfaD gene encoding ADP-glyceromanno-heptose 6-epimerase, producing the protein MNLNGKKIVITGGAGFIGSALAHYFDENYKDAHVLVVDKFRNDETFSNGNLKSFGHFKNLLGFKGEIYAGDINDKSTLEKIKSFAPDVIYHEAAISDTTVKEQDELIKTNVNAFVNLLDICESLGAKMIYASSGATYGNAKSPQTVGECEAPNNVYGFSKLNMDNINKIYAKRGVSVVGLRYFNVFGKGEFFKNKTASMVLQFGLQILAGKTPRLFEGSDQIKRDFVYIKDIIDANIKALDAPSGVYNAATGKARSFQDIADILQREIGVNLGNEYIKNPFIGSYQFHTEADVAPAREAFGFSATWSLEEAIKDYLPEIKRIYKEELNG; encoded by the coding sequence ATGAATTTAAATGGAAAAAAGATAGTTATAACTGGCGGTGCTGGCTTTATCGGCTCAGCCTTGGCGCATTATTTTGATGAAAATTACAAAGACGCTCACGTGCTTGTCGTGGATAAATTTAGAAACGACGAGACATTTAGCAATGGTAACTTAAAAAGCTTTGGTCATTTTAAAAATTTACTTGGCTTTAAAGGTGAAATTTACGCTGGCGATATCAATGATAAGAGCACACTTGAGAAGATAAAGAGCTTTGCTCCAGATGTCATCTACCACGAAGCAGCGATCTCTGACACCACTGTAAAAGAGCAAGACGAGCTAATAAAAACAAATGTAAATGCCTTTGTAAATTTGCTTGATATCTGCGAGAGTTTGGGCGCAAAGATGATCTACGCTAGCTCAGGGGCGACTTACGGCAACGCAAAGAGCCCACAAACAGTTGGCGAGTGCGAAGCGCCAAATAACGTCTATGGCTTTAGCAAGCTAAACATGGATAATATCAATAAAATTTACGCAAAGCGCGGCGTGAGCGTGGTTGGACTGAGGTATTTTAACGTCTTTGGTAAGGGCGAGTTTTTCAAAAATAAAACTGCCTCGATGGTGCTTCAGTTTGGACTTCAAATTTTAGCTGGCAAGACCCCAAGGCTCTTTGAGGGCAGCGACCAGATCAAACGCGACTTTGTCTATATAAAAGATATCATTGACGCAAATATAAAAGCACTTGACGCGCCAAGTGGCGTCTATAACGCGGCTACTGGCAAGGCTAGAAGCTTTCAAGATATCGCTGACATCTTGCAGCGCGAGATCGGCGTAAATTTAGGCAACGAATATATCAAAAATCCATTTATCGGCTCATATCAGTTTCACACCGAGGCCGACGTTGCCCCAGCTCGCGAAGCATTTGGCTTTAGCGCGACTTGGAGCTTGGAAGAGGCGATAAAAGACTACTTACCAGAGATAAAGAGAATTTATAAGGAAGAGCTAAATGGCTAA
- the rfaE1 gene encoding D-glycero-beta-D-manno-heptose-7-phosphate kinase, whose product MAKRVKILVVGDLMLDHYIWGSCDRISPEAPVQVVKINNETYTLGGAGNVVRNLLSLGANVSVASVLGDDEAGKKIKERLAELNVKDELILTEKGRESSIKSRIMASHQQVVRIDKESVVKINLEDELILKVKENLANFKAVLLSDYGKGVLSEKVCQEIINECTRLNIPVLIDPKGSDYSKYKNATLLTPNKKEASEATNLKIKDKAELEKAIKQLKDELNLTYSIITISEEGIALYDDKLHIFAAKAKEVFDVTGAGDTVLATLGYMLATGADIKEAIKIANLAAAVVVAKIGSATASFSEIEQLLNSSFGANFEHKLKTVEELEEILSQKDKKKVVFTNGCFDILHAGHVKYLARARELGDLLVVGLNSDASVKRLKGEARPINSQDDRACVLSGLGFVDYVVIFDEDTPLNLITKIKPDVLVKGADYKGKEVVGSEIVKEVRLIDFVEGKSTTGIIKRIKDAKNDDKK is encoded by the coding sequence ATGGCTAAGAGAGTTAAAATTTTAGTTGTCGGCGATCTCATGTTAGATCACTATATCTGGGGTAGCTGCGACCGTATCTCGCCAGAAGCGCCAGTGCAGGTTGTAAAGATAAATAACGAAACCTACACGCTTGGTGGCGCTGGCAACGTGGTGAGAAATTTGCTCTCACTTGGCGCAAACGTGAGCGTGGCTAGCGTTTTGGGAGATGATGAGGCTGGCAAAAAGATAAAAGAGAGGCTTGCTGAGCTAAACGTAAAAGATGAGCTCATACTCACCGAAAAAGGGCGTGAAAGCTCAATAAAAAGCCGTATCATGGCATCGCACCAGCAAGTTGTCAGGATCGATAAAGAGAGCGTTGTCAAGATAAATTTAGAAGATGAGCTCATCTTAAAAGTAAAAGAAAATCTTGCAAATTTTAAAGCCGTCTTGTTAAGCGACTACGGCAAGGGCGTGCTTAGCGAAAAGGTCTGCCAAGAGATCATAAACGAGTGCACAAGACTAAATATCCCAGTGCTTATCGATCCAAAAGGCAGTGACTACTCAAAATACAAAAACGCGACCCTTCTAACGCCAAATAAAAAAGAGGCGAGCGAGGCTACAAATTTAAAGATAAAAGACAAGGCCGAGCTTGAAAAGGCGATAAAACAGCTAAAAGACGAGCTAAATTTGACCTATTCGATCATCACAATCTCAGAAGAGGGTATCGCGCTATATGATGACAAATTGCACATCTTTGCCGCTAAGGCAAAAGAGGTCTTTGATGTCACTGGCGCTGGAGATACGGTGCTTGCCACACTTGGCTACATGCTAGCAACTGGGGCTGACATAAAAGAGGCGATAAAGATAGCAAACCTCGCAGCAGCCGTCGTAGTGGCAAAGATAGGTAGTGCAACGGCTAGCTTTAGCGAGATCGAGCAGCTGCTAAATAGCTCGTTTGGGGCAAATTTCGAGCATAAGCTTAAAACTGTTGAAGAGTTAGAAGAAATTTTAAGTCAAAAGGATAAGAAAAAGGTTGTTTTCACAAATGGCTGCTTTGATATCTTGCACGCTGGGCACGTAAAATACCTAGCGCGCGCAAGGGAGCTTGGCGATCTTTTGGTTGTCGGGCTAAACTCAGACGCTTCAGTTAAGAGGCTAAAAGGCGAGGCTAGACCTATAAACTCGCAAGATGATAGAGCCTGCGTGCTAAGTGGGCTTGGGTTTGTCGATTATGTCGTGATATTTGATGAGGATACGCCATTAAATTTAATAACAAAGATAAAGCCTGACGTGCTTGTAAAAGGGGCTGACTACAAGGGCAAAGAGGTCGTTGGCAGCGAGATCGTAAAAGAGGTCAGGCTGATTGACTTTGTCGAGGGCAAAAGCACAACAGGGATAATAAAAAGGATAAAAGATGCTAAAAACGATGATAAAAAATGA
- the gmhA gene encoding D-sedoheptulose 7-phosphate isomerase codes for MLKTMIKNELEAHQKTFSEHVNLLGNLERACQMVADTLKNGKKVLICGNGGSAADAQHFAAELTGRYKSERQPLPGIALTTDTSALTAIGNDYGFDYVFSRQFEALAQSGDLLVAISTSGNSKNVLEAIKSAKKMGTSVLGLSGKGGGAMNEGCDLNLVVSSSDTARIQESHIFFIHTICQAVDEAFRS; via the coding sequence ATGCTAAAAACGATGATAAAAAATGAGCTTGAGGCTCACCAAAAGACCTTTAGCGAGCATGTAAATTTGCTAGGTAACTTGGAGCGTGCTTGCCAGATGGTGGCTGATACACTAAAAAATGGCAAAAAGGTGCTGATATGTGGCAACGGTGGCTCTGCAGCGGACGCTCAGCACTTTGCAGCCGAGCTAACTGGCAGATATAAAAGCGAGCGCCAGCCACTACCTGGCATCGCGCTAACCACTGATACTTCGGCACTTACGGCCATTGGCAACGACTACGGCTTTGACTATGTCTTTTCACGTCAGTTTGAGGCTTTAGCGCAGTCTGGCGACTTACTCGTGGCGATCTCAACAAGTGGCAACAGCAAAAATGTACTTGAAGCTATAAAAAGTGCCAAGAAAATGGGCACATCGGTACTTGGGCTTAGCGGCAAAGGCGGTGGTGCTATGAATGAGGGCTGCGATCTAAATTTAGTCGTTAGCTCAAGCGATACCGCAAGGATACAAGAGTCGCACATATTTTTTATTCACACGATCTGCCAGGCCGTAGATGAGGCTTTTAGGAGCTAA
- a CDS encoding SseB family protein has product MQEAMDKFLSDPSQQNEINLISVLKKATFFAPVLLNQALAKPDGGVVYEEEGSNIKFILLEDEGEKLSYFPAFTSKEAMKLWRNDSEQESIEIGLKEYLAMLKESSYAGVVVDAFSYDFILKKEQIARILD; this is encoded by the coding sequence ATGCAAGAAGCGATGGATAAATTTTTAAGTGATCCAAGCCAGCAAAATGAGATAAATTTGATATCGGTTTTAAAAAAGGCTACTTTTTTTGCTCCGGTGCTTTTAAACCAAGCGCTTGCAAAGCCTGATGGTGGCGTAGTTTATGAGGAGGAGGGCTCAAATATCAAATTTATCCTTCTTGAAGATGAGGGCGAGAAGCTTAGTTATTTTCCAGCATTTACTAGCAAAGAGGCGATGAAGCTTTGGCGAAACGATAGCGAGCAAGAAAGCATTGAAATAGGGCTAAAAGAGTATCTTGCGATGCTAAAAGAAAGCAGCTACGCTGGAGTCGTGGTTGATGCTTTTAGCTATGATTTTATTCTTAAAAAAGAGCAGATAGCAAGAATTTTAGACTAA
- the gyrA gene encoding DNA gyrase subunit A yields MKDNLLELTQDIASVDIEESIKTSYLDYSMSVIVGRALPDARDGLKPVHRRILYAMDNLGVGSRSAYMKSARIVGEVIGKYHPHGDTAVYDALVRMAQKFSMRYPVVDGQGNFGSIDGDSAAAMRYTEARMTMLTEELLKDIDKDTVDFVPNYDDREVEPDVLPSRVPNLLLNGSSGIAVGMATNIPPHSLDELIDGLLLLLENKDATLEEVMEFIKGPDFPTGGIIFGKKGIIEAYRTGRGRVKLRAKTHIEKKPNKDVIVIDELPYQTNKARLIEQIAELVKDKQIDGISEVRDESDKDGIRVVIELKRDAMSDIVLNNLFKSTTMESTFGVIMLAINNKEPKVFNLIELLKLFLNHRKTVIIRRTIFELEKARARAHILEGLKIALDNIDEVIELIRNSADTAVAREGLMSKFNLSELQANAILDMRLSKLTGLEREKLEVELAELMAEIARLDEILKSETLLENLIKEELLEIKNKFKVPRVTEIVDDYDDIDIEDLIPNENMVVTITHRGYIKRVPSKQYEKQKRGGKGKVAVTTYDDDFIESFFTSNTHDTLMFVTDRGQLYWLKVYKIPEGSRTAKGKAVVNLIQLQPDEKIKAIIPTTDFDESKSLAFFTKNGIVKRTNLSEFKNIRSVGVRAISLDENDELVTALIAQTYDDMPVTDPENELSVETEVLEVEELQNEIDEDNVNAEEDANSGDETMLFVVTKKGMCLKFKISKVRQMGRTARGVTGIKFKEPGDEVVGAAVIESNDQEILSISQKGIGKRTTADEYRLTNRGGKGVICMKLTSRTGDLVGVVMVDEEQDLMALTSSGKMIRVDMQSIRKAGRNTSGVIVVNVDGDDVVSIARCPKADDGEDEEEAPSEDMGLLE; encoded by the coding sequence ATGAAAGACAATCTACTTGAATTAACTCAAGATATCGCTTCAGTTGATATCGAAGAGTCTATAAAAACTAGCTATCTTGACTACTCCATGAGTGTCATCGTCGGACGTGCTTTGCCTGATGCTAGAGACGGATTAAAGCCAGTTCACAGAAGAATTTTATACGCTATGGACAATCTTGGCGTTGGCAGCAGAAGTGCCTATATGAAGTCGGCTCGTATCGTCGGTGAAGTCATCGGTAAGTATCACCCGCACGGCGACACAGCGGTTTATGACGCACTTGTTCGTATGGCTCAGAAATTTTCTATGCGTTATCCAGTCGTTGACGGACAAGGAAACTTTGGTTCAATAGACGGCGACAGCGCTGCTGCTATGCGTTATACGGAAGCTAGAATGACAATGCTTACCGAAGAGCTTTTAAAAGATATCGACAAAGACACGGTTGATTTTGTGCCAAACTACGATGATAGAGAGGTTGAGCCAGACGTACTTCCAAGCCGTGTGCCAAATTTATTATTAAACGGATCAAGCGGTATCGCTGTTGGTATGGCGACAAATATCCCGCCACACAGTCTTGATGAGCTAATAGACGGTCTTTTGCTACTTCTTGAAAACAAAGATGCGACACTTGAAGAGGTAATGGAATTTATAAAAGGTCCAGACTTTCCAACTGGTGGTATCATCTTTGGTAAAAAAGGCATCATAGAGGCCTACCGCACAGGTCGTGGCAGGGTCAAACTAAGAGCCAAAACTCACATAGAAAAAAAGCCAAACAAAGACGTCATCGTCATCGACGAGCTACCATATCAAACAAATAAAGCAAGGCTTATCGAGCAGATCGCTGAGCTTGTAAAAGATAAGCAGATAGATGGCATCAGTGAGGTTAGAGATGAGTCTGACAAGGACGGCATCCGCGTCGTCATCGAGCTAAAACGTGACGCGATGAGCGATATCGTGCTAAACAATCTCTTTAAATCAACCACGATGGAGAGCACTTTTGGCGTTATTATGCTTGCTATCAATAACAAAGAGCCAAAGGTATTTAACCTTATCGAGCTACTTAAGCTATTTTTAAATCACAGAAAAACCGTTATCATTAGAAGGACGATATTTGAGCTTGAAAAAGCGCGCGCAAGAGCCCACATCTTAGAGGGTCTAAAGATCGCACTTGATAACATCGACGAGGTGATAGAGCTTATTAGAAATAGTGCTGATACGGCGGTTGCTAGAGAAGGCTTGATGAGTAAATTTAACCTCTCAGAGCTTCAAGCAAACGCTATCCTTGATATGCGTCTAAGCAAGCTTACAGGTCTAGAGAGAGAAAAACTAGAGGTCGAGCTAGCTGAGCTTATGGCCGAGATCGCAAGGCTTGATGAAATTTTAAAGAGCGAGACATTGCTTGAAAATTTGATCAAAGAAGAGCTTCTTGAGATCAAAAATAAATTTAAAGTACCAAGAGTTACTGAGATCGTTGATGACTACGATGACATCGATATCGAAGATCTCATACCAAATGAAAATATGGTCGTAACCATAACTCACCGCGGCTACATCAAGCGTGTGCCAAGCAAGCAGTATGAGAAGCAAAAACGCGGTGGCAAGGGCAAAGTAGCGGTCACGACATACGATGATGACTTTATAGAGAGCTTCTTTACTTCAAATACCCACGATACGCTTATGTTTGTGACTGACCGCGGACAGCTCTACTGGCTAAAAGTCTATAAGATCCCAGAGGGAAGTCGCACGGCAAAGGGCAAAGCGGTTGTAAATTTGATCCAGTTGCAGCCTGATGAGAAGATCAAAGCGATCATCCCAACGACTGACTTTGACGAGAGTAAATCGCTAGCATTCTTTACTAAAAACGGCATCGTAAAACGCACAAATTTAAGTGAGTTTAAAAACATCCGCTCAGTTGGCGTAAGGGCTATAAGCCTTGATGAAAACGACGAGCTAGTAACTGCGCTCATCGCTCAAACATACGATGATATGCCAGTGACTGACCCAGAAAATGAGCTAAGCGTTGAGACCGAGGTGCTTGAAGTTGAAGAGCTTCAAAACGAGATCGACGAAGATAATGTAAATGCCGAAGAGGACGCAAACTCAGGCGATGAGACAATGCTATTTGTCGTTACTAAAAAAGGCATGTGTCTTAAATTTAAGATCAGCAAGGTTCGCCAAATGGGAAGAACTGCACGCGGCGTAACTGGCATTAAATTTAAAGAGCCAGGCGATGAGGTCGTAGGTGCAGCAGTAATTGAAAGCAATGATCAAGAAATTTTAAGCATATCTCAAAAAGGTATCGGCAAGCGCACAACCGCTGATGAGTACCGCTTGACAAACCGCGGCGGCAAAGGCGTCATCTGCATGAAGCTAACAAGTAGAACAGGCGATCTCGTGGGCGTTGTGATGGTTGATGAAGAGCAAGATCTTATGGCTCTAACATCAAGTGGTAAGATGATAAGAGTCGATATGCAAAGCATCCGCAAAGCAGGACGTAACACAAGTGGTGTGATCGTCGTAAATGTCGATGGCGATGATGTTGTAAGTATCGCAAGATGCCCTAAGGCAGATGATGGCGAGGATGAGGAAGAAGCACCAAGCGAAGATATGGGGCTTTTGGAATAA
- a CDS encoding LPP20 family lipoprotein, whose amino-acid sequence MKVKNLSFALMVAIFSGCSFNGFMGEPTSTSNRNVVIQKVDKDDLREVMRKEKMIYDSAPKETTFRATGEGIAPLNSLSYAQSVTLAKRAAMADAYSQLAGKLYGVKINAEDTVRDAMLNDSSITSKVQGLVKNARIVNENFKDGLYKVNMELKIDEDKWREVFSY is encoded by the coding sequence ATGAAGGTTAAAAATTTATCTTTTGCTTTGATGGTCGCTATTTTTAGCGGTTGCTCATTTAACGGCTTTATGGGCGAGCCAACTAGCACATCAAACCGCAACGTAGTCATCCAAAAGGTCGATAAAGACGATCTTAGAGAGGTGATGAGAAAAGAGAAGATGATATATGATAGCGCTCCAAAAGAGACCACTTTTAGAGCCACAGGCGAGGGCATAGCTCCGCTAAATTCGCTCTCTTATGCTCAGTCAGTCACTCTTGCAAAAAGAGCAGCTATGGCTGATGCTTATTCGCAGCTTGCTGGTAAGCTTTATGGCGTAAAGATCAATGCTGAAGACACCGTAAGAGACGCGATGCTAAACGACTCATCTATCACTTCAAAGGTTCAAGGCCTTGTTAAAAACGCAAGGATCGTGAATGAAAATTTCAAAGACGGGCTTTATAAGGTAAATATGGAGCTTAAGATAGACGAAGATAAGTGGCGAGAAGTCTTTTCTTACTAA
- a CDS encoding sigma-54-dependent transcriptional regulator, with protein MNIVIVEDDINMRKSLEIALGEYEELNIKSYKSAVEALKKLSDDTDLIITDINMPKMDGLEFIKELNGKFDVIIMTGNATLNKAIESVRLGVKDFLTKPFDVSTLYEAIKRVELLKQKTPKTIKKIETKSKNNSFLATSKALEATLNIALKAARTDASIMLSGESGVGKEVFAKFIHANSPRKDAAFVALNMAAIPENLIESELFGFEKGAFTDAATTKKGQFELANGGTLFLDEIGEMPINLQPKLLRALQEREITRLGATKSEKIDVRIICATNANLELAMREGRFREDLFYRLNTIPLFIPPLRERKDEILPIAQDTLEKCCKEYGFKAKNFSKTAKEELLSYDYPGNIRELISVVQRAAILSEDDEILPNDLFLQARSKK; from the coding sequence ATGAATATCGTCATAGTAGAAGATGACATCAATATGCGAAAGTCGCTTGAGATCGCACTTGGCGAGTATGAAGAGCTAAACATCAAGAGCTATAAAAGCGCAGTTGAGGCTCTAAAAAAGCTAAGTGACGACACTGATCTAATAATCACCGACATAAACATGCCAAAGATGGACGGACTTGAGTTTATTAAAGAGCTAAACGGCAAATTTGATGTCATCATAATGACTGGAAACGCCACACTTAACAAGGCGATAGAAAGCGTTAGGCTCGGCGTAAAAGACTTTTTAACCAAGCCGTTTGACGTCTCGACGCTATATGAAGCGATAAAAAGGGTCGAGCTTCTTAAGCAAAAAACTCCAAAAACTATAAAAAAAATAGAAACAAAAAGCAAAAATAACAGCTTTTTAGCCACTTCAAAGGCGCTAGAAGCCACGCTAAATATCGCGCTAAAAGCCGCAAGGACTGACGCTTCAATAATGCTTAGTGGCGAAAGTGGCGTTGGCAAGGAGGTCTTTGCTAAATTTATCCACGCAAACTCACCTAGAAAAGATGCAGCATTTGTCGCTTTAAATATGGCAGCGATCCCTGAAAATTTGATAGAAAGTGAGCTTTTTGGCTTTGAAAAGGGCGCCTTTACTGACGCTGCAACTACCAAAAAAGGGCAGTTTGAGCTGGCAAATGGCGGAACGCTATTTTTAGATGAGATCGGCGAGATGCCTATAAATTTACAGCCAAAATTGCTTCGTGCCTTACAGGAGCGCGAGATAACAAGGCTTGGCGCTACAAAGAGCGAAAAGATAGATGTTCGCATCATCTGCGCTACAAACGCAAATTTAGAGCTTGCGATGAGGGAGGGCAGGTTTAGAGAGGATCTTTTCTACCGTCTAAACACGATCCCGCTTTTTATACCGCCACTTCGCGAGCGAAAGGATGAAATTTTACCTATCGCGCAGGATACTTTAGAGAAGTGTTGTAAAGAGTATGGCTTTAAGGCTAAAAATTTCTCAAAAACAGCAAAAGAAGAGCTTTTGAGCTACGACTATCCAGGCAACATAAGAGAGCTCATCTCAGTCGTGCAGCGTGCAGCGATACTAAGTGAGGACGATGAAATTTTGCCAAATGATCTATTTTTACAAGCCAGAAGCAAAAAATAG
- a CDS encoding aspartate-semialdehyde dehydrogenase — translation MRKFNVAVVGATGAVGEELFRVMEEVDFPVGELLPLASAKSAGSEIEFNGKYYKVKELTEKVFSEHEIDIAFFSAGGSVSEKFAKFAADSGAVVIDNTSHFRMDKDIPLVVPECNPSDIAMWKNRGIIANPNCSTIQMVQILKPLNDAFSINRVDVSTYQAASGAGKEGMEELVVQMQKFFEFKLDECEPKVFAHRLALNVIPHIDVFLDNDYTKEEMKMVNETQKILHKDIEVSATCVRVPVLRSHSEAITIHFDKDVSADAAREILSKAPSVVVVDNPANKEYPMPIISSDTNETYVGRIRVDNYRPNVLHLWCSADQIRVGAATNAVRIAQKWIAMQE, via the coding sequence ATGAGAAAATTTAACGTAGCAGTCGTTGGTGCTACTGGAGCGGTCGGCGAAGAGCTTTTTAGGGTGATGGAAGAGGTTGATTTCCCAGTTGGAGAGCTTTTGCCGCTTGCTAGCGCAAAAAGTGCTGGTAGCGAGATCGAATTTAATGGCAAATATTACAAAGTAAAAGAGCTAACCGAAAAGGTTTTTAGCGAGCACGAGATAGATATAGCTTTTTTTAGTGCGGGCGGTTCAGTTTCAGAAAAATTTGCCAAATTTGCAGCTGATAGTGGCGCAGTAGTTATCGATAACACCAGCCATTTTAGAATGGATAAAGATATCCCGCTAGTTGTGCCAGAGTGTAATCCAAGTGATATAGCTATGTGGAAAAATCGCGGTATCATCGCAAATCCAAACTGCTCAACCATCCAAATGGTGCAAATTTTAAAACCACTAAACGACGCTTTTAGTATCAACAGAGTTGATGTCTCTACTTACCAAGCAGCAAGCGGTGCTGGCAAAGAGGGTATGGAAGAGCTTGTCGTTCAGATGCAAAAATTCTTTGAGTTTAAGCTTGATGAGTGCGAGCCAAAGGTGTTTGCGCACCGCCTAGCACTAAATGTGATCCCACACATCGACGTCTTTTTGGATAACGACTACACAAAAGAAGAGATGAAAATGGTCAATGAAACGCAAAAAATTCTTCACAAAGATATCGAAGTGAGCGCTACCTGTGTGCGTGTGCCAGTGCTTAGGAGCCACTCTGAGGCGATCACTATCCACTTTGATAAAGATGTGAGCGCAGATGCAGCAAGAGAAATTTTAAGCAAAGCCCCAAGCGTCGTTGTAGTCGATAATCCAGCAAATAAAGAGTATCCGATGCCTATCATTTCAAGCGATACAAATGAGACTTATGTCGGTAGGATCAGAGTTGATAATTACAGACCTAATGTTCTTCATCTTTGGTGTAGTGCTGATCAGATCCGCGTAGGGGCTGCGACAAATGCCGTCAGGATCGCACAAAAGTGGATCGCGATGCAAGAGTAA
- a CDS encoding YqhA family protein: MRKIFEKILLASNSFTLFPVVFGLLGAIVLFIIASYDVGKVLLEVYKYFFAADFHVENFHSEVVGEIVGAIDLYLMALVLYIFSFGIYELFISEITQLKQSKQSKVLEVHSLDELKDKLGKVIVMVLIVNFFQRVLHANFTTPLEMAYLAASILALCLGLYFLHKGDH; this comes from the coding sequence TTGCGTAAGATATTTGAAAAAATTTTACTTGCAAGCAACAGCTTTACACTTTTTCCAGTAGTTTTTGGACTTTTAGGCGCGATCGTGCTTTTTATCATCGCAAGTTACGACGTCGGCAAAGTACTTCTAGAGGTTTATAAATATTTCTTTGCTGCAGATTTTCACGTTGAAAATTTCCACTCAGAAGTTGTCGGTGAGATAGTTGGAGCGATCGATCTATACTTAATGGCACTTGTTCTTTATATATTTAGCTTCGGAATTTATGAGCTTTTCATCTCAGAGATCACACAGCTAAAGCAGTCAAAGCAGAGTAAGGTGCTTGAAGTGCATTCGCTTGATGAGCTAAAAGACAAGCTTGGCAAAGTGATCGTCATGGTCTTAATCGTAAATTTCTTCCAAAGGGTGCTTCACGCAAACTTTACAACACCGCTTGAGATGGCTTATCTTGCGGCTTCTATCCTAGCGCTTTGTCTTGGACTTTATTTCCTTCACAAGGGAGATCACTAA
- the hemE gene encoding uroporphyrinogen decarboxylase has translation MIFIDACLKKPTPYTPVWMMRQAGRYLPEYMRVRAQAGDFLSLCKDYKKASEVTLQPVEILGVDAAILFSDILVVPLEMGMDLRFEKGEGPVFSEPLRDEATLDALSIERSVKGLAYVYDTIKLTRENLAKDKALIGFCGAPWTIVTYMIEGGGSKNYAVCKKMLYQNPEFLHQILEKVTQALIFYVKEQIKAGVNAVQIFDSWAAALEEQAYFEFGFNYINKIVDSVKAEFPEIPIIVFPKGISGYLDKISGKFDVFGVDWSTPIELAKEKLSPRYVLQGNMEPTRLYSKKAIDEGVDKILSTMKGVPHIFNLGHGILPDVPVENAKYFIKQVQTKSAR, from the coding sequence ATGATTTTTATAGACGCTTGTCTTAAAAAACCTACCCCTTATACGCCTGTTTGGATGATGCGCCAAGCTGGCAGATATTTGCCAGAGTATATGCGAGTACGCGCGCAAGCAGGGGATTTTTTATCTCTTTGCAAAGACTACAAAAAGGCTAGCGAAGTTACGCTTCAACCAGTTGAAATTCTTGGCGTTGATGCGGCGATTTTGTTTAGCGATATCCTTGTCGTACCTCTTGAAATGGGCATGGATCTACGTTTTGAAAAGGGCGAAGGGCCAGTTTTTAGTGAGCCTTTGCGTGATGAGGCCACACTTGATGCGCTTAGTATCGAAAGATCGGTTAAAGGCTTAGCATACGTCTATGACACGATAAAGCTTACAAGAGAAAATTTGGCTAAAGATAAGGCGCTCATTGGTTTTTGTGGCGCGCCGTGGACGATAGTTACATATATGATAGAGGGTGGCGGCAGCAAAAACTATGCGGTCTGCAAAAAAATGCTCTATCAAAATCCAGAATTTTTACATCAAATTTTAGAAAAAGTGACGCAAGCTCTCATCTTTTACGTGAAAGAGCAGATAAAAGCTGGCGTAAATGCCGTGCAAATTTTTGACAGCTGGGCGGCTGCGCTTGAGGAGCAGGCTTATTTTGAGTTTGGATTTAACTACATAAACAAAATAGTTGATAGCGTCAAGGCTGAATTTCCAGAGATCCCGATCATCGTTTTTCCAAAAGGTATAAGCGGCTATCTGGATAAAATTTCAGGTAAATTTGACGTTTTTGGCGTTGATTGGAGCACGCCAATTGAGCTAGCAAAAGAAAAACTTAGCCCAAGATACGTCCTTCAAGGCAACATGGAGCCAACAAGGCTTTATAGCAAAAAGGCGATAGATGAAGGTGTGGATAAAATTTTAAGCACTATGAAAGGTGTGCCACATATTTTCAATCTTGGTCATGGAATTTTGCCTGATGTGCCAGTTGAGAATGCAAAATATTTTATAAAACAGGTACAGACAAAAAGTGCAAGGTAG